The genomic interval GCAGCACAAGCCAGCGGGCCTCCACCGAAGGTCGAGCCGAGATCACCGATTTTGACGTGGCGGGCGATCGGTTCTCGAACGAGCACCGCTCCCATGGGGACGCCGCTTGCAATCCCCTTGGCGAGGGTAATGATGTCGGGTGTGACGTCGAACCGTGGTGCAAAAAAGAAGCTGCCCGTCCGACCGCAGCCCGTTTGTACCTCATCGTAAATAAGCACGGCTCCCGTGTCATCGCAGGCACGGCGGAGGGCCTGGTAGAAATCAGGCGGAGCCATCCGGACGCCCGCGAGACTCTGGATCGGCTCCAGGATGACTGCTGCCGTTCGCGTTGTGATTGCCTGCTGAACGGCATCCACATCCCCGAAGGGGAGAATCCTAAAGATGGGGTGATCGTCAAGGGGTGAAGGAGCATTCGTCGTTTTGGCCCATCTACCACTGCCGGTGATGGCCTGCTTTGAAGCGGTCGCGTCAGCTCCAGCCCGGCTTCCTTCCGGCTGCTCGAGGGGACTGAGGGGTCCCGACCGCCAGCCACCATCCACTTTCTTCTGACTCGCCTGATAGGTCACCCATGTTCGCCCGTGGAAGGCTCCCTCGAATGAAATTATCTCTGCACGTCCCGTCACCTGGCGGGCGAGTTTGAGGGCATTCTCGTTGGCTTCAGCACCCGAATTGACGAAAAAGACGGACGTAAACCCGGCAGGAGCCACCTCGCACAACCGAGCCGCCGCCCGAGCGCGACTGCTGTTATAGACGACGTTGGAGTAAAAGATGAGCGCCTCCGCCTGAGCCTTCAGTCGAGCGACCAGGCGAGGGTGGCAATGGCCAGTCGAAGCCACGGCATGCCCTCCATAGAGATCGAGGTAGCGTTCCCCCTCGGCCGTGTAAACCCAGCAGCCGTCGCCCCGCTCGATT from Blastocatellia bacterium carries:
- a CDS encoding aminotransferase class III-fold pyridoxal phosphate-dependent enzyme, with translation MPEVIPDLIRGALDDRTSDATSCSQIESGDEQLMNVIDLEQAAHLPAYAKLPLVIERGDGCWVYTAEGERYLDLYGGHAVASTGHCHPRLVARLKAQAEALIFYSNVVYNSSRARAAARLCEVAPAGFTSVFFVNSGAEANENALKLARQVTGRAEIISFEGAFHGRTWVTYQASQKKVDGGWRSGPLSPLEQPEGSRAGADATASKQAITGSGRWAKTTNAPSPLDDHPIFRILPFGDVDAVQQAITTRTAAVILEPIQSLAGVRMAPPDFYQALRRACDDTGAVLIYDEVQTGCGRTGSFFFAPRFDVTPDIITLAKGIASGVPMGAVLVREPIARHVKIGDLGSTFGGGPLACAALDETLAIIEEEDLLDNVRQTSAYLMTRLAGLPLVAEIRGLGFLIGLRLTVPARDIQQRLLRHKIITGLSDDEYVLRLLPPLTLTRSEADFFVEVFRDICYEQ